Proteins encoded by one window of Moorella humiferrea:
- a CDS encoding long-chain-fatty-acid--CoA ligase — translation MLLWQLPQKHREADARPALVFQDKRISYPELVAWIKAYAGLLQQMGVTPGERVAICSPNCPEFIYSYLGAIQAGAIAVPLNLMLTREEIAFIIKDSGCSTLVIHKAILERIGLSPQQASSLGLKHLVVLDENTAAKAQAAPPPEPIAASEDDICVFLYTSGTTGRPKGAMLSHRNFMADIEAMDAVSHLGPDNNFLCVLPMFHSFAWTTCVLLPLYLGSTITIKESFQPKDTLRTLTEENITIFCGVPSMYAVFLRLGEKGQFKSLRFAISGGAPLAAEVHRGFEEKFSFPLVEGYGLSEAAPVVCLNPLYGVRKPGSIGLPLPGIEVKVVDENDRELPVNEVGELVVRGPNVMSGYYNRPEETAEALKGGWLHTGDLARRDEDGYFYIVDRKKDMIILGGFNVYPREVEEVLLTHPAVQEAAVVGVGDPLKGETVKAYIVLKEGATADKRDLQEFLKEHLALYKIPRLFEFVPELPKSPTGKVLKKLLKG, via the coding sequence ATGTTACTCTGGCAGTTACCGCAGAAGCATCGGGAGGCGGATGCCCGGCCGGCTCTGGTTTTCCAGGATAAGAGGATATCTTACCCTGAGCTGGTTGCCTGGATAAAAGCATATGCAGGGCTGTTACAGCAAATGGGCGTCACCCCTGGGGAGAGGGTGGCTATATGTTCACCTAACTGTCCGGAATTTATTTACAGTTACCTGGGGGCCATCCAGGCCGGGGCCATCGCCGTGCCTTTGAACCTGATGCTTACCCGGGAAGAAATCGCCTTTATAATCAAAGACTCCGGTTGCAGCACCCTGGTGATCCACAAGGCGATTTTGGAGCGAATAGGCCTTTCGCCGCAGCAGGCCTCCAGTTTAGGTCTCAAACATCTGGTGGTCCTTGACGAAAATACGGCGGCAAAGGCCCAAGCCGCACCACCGCCGGAGCCGATTGCCGCCTCGGAGGATGACATCTGCGTTTTCCTCTATACGTCCGGCACTACCGGGCGGCCGAAGGGGGCCATGTTGAGCCACAGGAATTTTATGGCCGACATTGAAGCCATGGATGCCGTTTCCCACCTCGGACCGGATAACAATTTCCTCTGTGTCTTACCTATGTTCCACAGCTTTGCCTGGACAACCTGTGTCCTTCTTCCCCTCTACCTTGGCAGTACCATTACCATAAAAGAGAGTTTTCAACCTAAAGACACTTTACGGACCCTGACCGAAGAGAACATTACTATTTTCTGCGGCGTTCCCTCCATGTATGCCGTTTTCCTGCGCCTCGGTGAAAAGGGTCAATTTAAGAGTTTGCGGTTCGCCATTTCCGGCGGTGCCCCCCTGGCGGCGGAGGTACACCGTGGTTTTGAGGAGAAATTTTCTTTTCCCCTGGTGGAAGGTTATGGCCTTTCCGAGGCGGCTCCGGTAGTCTGTCTGAATCCCCTTTACGGTGTTCGCAAGCCCGGTTCTATCGGCCTGCCCCTGCCGGGAATAGAAGTGAAAGTTGTCGACGAAAACGATCGTGAACTCCCTGTGAATGAGGTAGGGGAGCTTGTCGTGCGCGGGCCGAACGTTATGTCCGGGTATTACAACCGGCCGGAGGAAACGGCCGAAGCATTAAAGGGCGGCTGGCTTCACACCGGCGATCTGGCCCGGCGGGACGAGGACGGCTATTTTTACATTGTCGACCGCAAAAAAGACATGATCATCCTGGGAGGCTTTAACGTTTATCCCCGGGAAGTGGAGGAAGTTCTCCTGACCCATCCGGCCGTTCAGGAAGCGGCAGTGGTAGGTGTCGGCGATCCCCTGAAGGGCGAAACGGTGAAGGCGTATATTGTTTTGAAGGAAGGAGCCACCGCTGATAAACGGGATTTGCAGGAATTTTTAAAGGAGCACCTGGCCCTTTATAAGATCCCCCGCCTTTTCGAATTTGTACCCGAGCTCCCTAAGAGCCCTACGGGGAAAGTGTTGAAAAAGCTCCTTAAAGGGTAA
- a CDS encoding HD-GYP domain-containing protein yields the protein MSLAPEVAVLLERLRKHSMTTYQHSCNVGNLAGVLAEGLGLHQEEVNIITLGGLLHDIGKVRVRAAILHKAARLSDHEWEVMRRHPEFGVEILSAQEGFEVLEPLVAYHHERWDGKGYYGLQGSDIPLGARIISLADAFDAMTSSRAYQYSKNLLDGINELVDGSGKQFDPRLVQLFFDIMPAILKRNSRRAG from the coding sequence GTGTCGCTGGCACCAGAGGTGGCGGTGCTGTTGGAGCGCCTGCGTAAGCACAGCATGACTACTTACCAGCATTCCTGCAATGTCGGTAATTTAGCCGGCGTTCTGGCGGAGGGACTGGGTTTACATCAGGAAGAGGTAAACATCATAACTTTAGGGGGCCTTTTGCACGATATAGGAAAGGTGCGGGTGCGCGCCGCCATCCTGCACAAGGCGGCCCGGTTAAGCGATCATGAATGGGAAGTAATGCGCCGGCACCCGGAATTTGGGGTGGAGATCCTGTCCGCCCAGGAGGGTTTTGAGGTCCTTGAGCCTTTGGTGGCCTACCACCATGAACGCTGGGACGGCAAGGGTTATTACGGCCTGCAGGGCAGCGATATTCCCCTGGGGGCGCGGATTATCTCCCTGGCCGACGCCTTTGATGCCATGACTTCTTCCCGGGCTTATCAGTATTCTAAAAATTTGCTGGATGGGATTAATGAACTGGTAGACGGCTCGGGCAAACAATTCGATCCTCGGTTGGTGCAGCTCTTTTTTGATATCATGCCGGCCATTTTAAAAAGGAACAGCCGCCGGGCCGGATGA
- a CDS encoding nitrite reductase: MGDAIFKQRSGFLGVGIVAKCGVLTPEQLVGLAELARNVDCRYLKLTTRQTLIFVIPEERLDDLRKGIAALDLKIGVFGEIVRNVKACAGNEDLCQRSLSDVFSLGSKIQEQFMNRPTPCDFKISLAGCHRGCTDPLCADYGIIATGSDTYNVYLGGRGGSRKPIHARQIATGINGEGVISLLDFILDRYAALAQPRERICNTIARTGLEAFLPPEDFLQRYRPPEEDDFLKFAGF; the protein is encoded by the coding sequence ATGGGTGACGCTATTTTTAAGCAGCGCTCAGGTTTTCTGGGTGTGGGCATCGTTGCCAAATGCGGCGTTCTTACGCCGGAGCAGCTGGTCGGCCTAGCGGAACTGGCGCGAAACGTCGACTGCCGGTACTTAAAATTGACGACGCGTCAAACCCTCATCTTTGTCATCCCGGAAGAAAGGCTCGACGACCTGCGGAAGGGAATTGCCGCCCTGGATTTAAAAATCGGGGTATTTGGAGAAATAGTAAGAAACGTCAAGGCCTGCGCCGGCAATGAAGACCTCTGCCAGCGCTCTCTAAGCGATGTTTTCAGCCTTGGTAGCAAAATCCAGGAGCAGTTCATGAATCGGCCCACCCCCTGCGATTTTAAAATATCGCTAGCCGGCTGTCACCGCGGCTGTACCGACCCCCTCTGCGCCGATTACGGCATCATTGCCACCGGCAGTGACACCTATAACGTCTATCTGGGCGGCCGGGGCGGTAGCCGCAAACCCATCCATGCCCGACAAATCGCTACAGGCATTAACGGAGAGGGGGTCATCAGCCTCCTAGACTTCATCCTAGATCGTTACGCGGCCCTGGCCCAACCGCGGGAACGCATCTGCAACACCATCGCCCGCACCGGGCTGGAAGCCTTTCTGCCGCCTGAAGATTTTCTGCAACGCTACCGACCGCCGGAAGAAGATGACTTTCTCAAATTTGCCGGCTTTTAG
- the queG gene encoding tRNA epoxyqueuosine(34) reductase QueG: MREKELKEWALERGLVLGIAPALPFQRGLAALKWREERGIITPFACGSLEERCHPRLLYPMVRSLIVVAKPHPDPATVSLPAKEFIARYALGTDYHDELQNSLQELAQYLRQNGAEFTAVQVDSGPLLEREAAYLAGLGYYGANCNLIIPGMGSAVSLGILLTDLELEPGVPAEPVTCAECGRCLKACPTKALVAPGRLDPARCLSYLTQARGVVPSDLRPFFKRYLWGCDVCQEVCPAAGREPAQLWEQGAEGNSPEGSYRFTELAAILAMDNKQFTKVFGTTPLAWRGKTVIQRNAVLLLGNWGDLFALPLLEQALRSPSPIVRGHAAWALGRLGPSARSLLNKARLEEKDVLVRREIDEALEAI, translated from the coding sequence ATGCGGGAAAAGGAGCTTAAGGAATGGGCGCTAGAGCGGGGTCTGGTCCTGGGTATAGCGCCTGCCCTTCCCTTCCAAAGGGGTTTGGCCGCTTTAAAATGGCGGGAGGAGAGGGGGATTATAACTCCCTTTGCCTGCGGCAGCCTAGAAGAACGCTGCCATCCGCGCCTTTTATACCCTATGGTCCGTTCTTTAATAGTGGTGGCTAAACCCCATCCCGACCCCGCTACCGTTTCCCTGCCGGCGAAGGAATTTATCGCCCGCTACGCCCTGGGAACCGATTACCACGATGAACTTCAAAACAGCCTTCAGGAACTGGCCCAATATTTACGGCAGAATGGAGCGGAGTTCACGGCCGTTCAGGTGGACAGCGGCCCCCTGCTGGAAAGGGAGGCGGCCTATCTGGCCGGTCTGGGGTATTACGGTGCCAACTGCAACTTGATTATCCCGGGTATGGGTTCGGCGGTATCCCTGGGGATTTTGTTAACCGATCTGGAGCTGGAACCGGGCGTACCCGCGGAACCTGTTACCTGCGCGGAGTGCGGCCGTTGCCTAAAGGCCTGTCCCACGAAAGCTCTGGTAGCACCCGGGCGCCTGGACCCGGCGCGCTGCCTTTCCTATCTTACCCAGGCCCGGGGTGTCGTGCCATCTGATTTGCGTCCTTTTTTTAAACGCTATCTTTGGGGATGCGACGTCTGCCAGGAAGTCTGCCCGGCCGCCGGGCGGGAGCCGGCTCAATTATGGGAGCAGGGGGCGGAGGGCAATAGCCCTGAAGGAAGCTACCGCTTTACGGAGCTGGCGGCCATTTTGGCTATGGATAATAAGCAGTTTACTAAAGTATTCGGCACCACGCCCCTGGCCTGGCGGGGGAAAACGGTAATCCAGCGCAACGCCGTACTCCTTTTGGGAAACTGGGGCGATCTTTTTGCCCTTCCCCTTCTTGAACAGGCCCTGCGCTCGCCGTCCCCCATAGTGCGGGGGCATGCCGCCTGGGCCCTGGGTCGTCTGGGGCCGTCCGCCCGCTCGCTCCTTAATAAAGCCCGCCTTGAAGAAAAGGATGTGTTGGTGCGACGCGAGATTGATGAAGCCCTGGAAGCAATATAA
- a CDS encoding glucose-6-phosphate isomerase family protein, with protein MILGKHFTLEPSGLLTFTDGVIAPEPDIRRLADALPVLYADVPPSDRPLYYMYRGVCLDKDKDLYAQHDIRYDITVILPGTIGKEYIKTVGHFHPLKPHSTETYPEYYEVLDGEAIYLLQKNNRSGEVEEIIAVEAQKGDKVFIPPSYGHVTINPGSRPLVMANLVESNFSSIYGPFRDKRGAAYYYLEGEDGKGDFVKNTRYQNSVALKMVAAPNLNQPVAAVKNKSLYEAFIAEPDAFKILK; from the coding sequence ATGATTTTAGGCAAGCATTTTACCCTGGAACCCAGTGGCCTTTTAACTTTCACCGACGGGGTGATAGCTCCAGAACCGGATATACGGCGTCTTGCCGACGCCTTACCGGTACTTTATGCCGATGTACCGCCCAGCGATCGACCCCTGTATTATATGTACCGCGGCGTCTGCCTGGATAAGGATAAAGATTTATATGCGCAGCATGACATCCGCTATGACATTACCGTGATCCTTCCGGGAACCATAGGCAAAGAGTATATAAAAACCGTCGGGCACTTTCACCCGTTAAAGCCCCATTCGACAGAAACATACCCTGAATACTACGAAGTCCTGGATGGGGAAGCCATTTACCTGTTGCAGAAAAACAACCGCAGCGGCGAAGTGGAAGAAATCATAGCCGTGGAAGCCCAAAAGGGAGACAAAGTATTCATCCCCCCTTCTTATGGCCACGTGACCATTAACCCCGGCAGCCGCCCCCTGGTCATGGCTAACCTCGTTGAAAGCAACTTTTCTTCCATTTACGGACCCTTCCGAGATAAACGCGGCGCCGCCTACTACTATCTGGAGGGCGAGGACGGAAAAGGCGACTTCGTCAAAAACACCCGCTACCAGAACTCCGTCGCGCTAAAAATGGTCGCCGCGCCCAACCTCAACCAGCCTGTCGCCGCCGTAAAAAATAAATCCCTGTACGAAGCCTTTATAGCCGAGCCGGATGCCTTTAAAATTCTAAAATAA